ATTGCGGGGCTCTCCGAGCTCCTCCTCGAGCAGGAACGCCTGCCCGGCGCTGTCCGGGAGCACCTGAACGTGATTCACGAACAGGCAGATCGCGCCGGACGAATCGTGGCCAACCTGCTGACCTTTGCGCGCAAGGGCACGCCGGAGCAGGCGGTCGTCGACCTGGAGGACGTGGCGCAGCGAACCACGCTGCTGATCCAGGCGGAGCTTCGGTTGCGCGGCATCACGCTCGAGCGCACCACCGGCGCGCCCGCCATTGTCCGCGGTGACCGGTACGAAATCCAACAGGTGTTGCTGAACCTGCTGACCAACGCCGTCCACGCGCTCTCCGACCTCCCGCCCGATGCGGACCGGCGGATCCTCGTGGCCACCGGCCAGGAGGACGACCGGGCCTTTGTCCGGGTCACGGACACCGGCCCCGGCATCCCTGCCGCGCTGGTCGGACGCATCTTCACGCCGTTCTTTACCACGAAGGAACCGGGCCGGGGCACCGGGCTTGGACTCTCCATCAGCTACGGTATCGTGGAGTCACACGGCGGGCGGCTGTCGTACGCACCAGGAGAGGAGGGGGGATCGACCTTCGCGATCGAGCTGCCAGCCTACGGCAGCGGCCCTGTGAAGCAGCTCGTGCCGTGCCGGGTGCTGGTGGCCGATGCGGATCGGTCGGTCCACCGGGTGGTCACCGCCCTCCTGACGCAGAACGGGGTACAGATCCACACGGCGCGAACGGGAGCAGAAGCCGTGGTCATGTCCAACGAACTGGCCTACGACATCGTGCTCGTCGACCCGACGTTGTCGGGGGCCTCGGAGCCGCTCGTCCCGTTGCTGCTGGCCCAGCGGCCCGAGCTTCTCTCGCGCCTGGTCCTCCTCGGCGACGACGGCCGCACCCTCCACGCCGACCTGCCAGAGATCCCCCACCTCGCCAAACCGCTGGTCCCGCGCGACGCACGGGCGGTGCTGCAGCGCCTGCTGGGCTCGTAGTCCAACCACCCCCCGCTGCAGTGTGACACAACTGTTGCCGGTCCGTGAAAGAGGGCCGACACGAGTCGTTGAGTATTCGGGCTGCATCCACGGCGGACGGGCCAGACGGCCGGCCCGCCCCACACGCTCCCGAATCCCGGCCTGCAATGTCGATACGTTCCCGTGTGTCCCGCCTGCTTCCCCTCGTGACCATCCTCATCCTCGTCCCGACGGTCGGGACCGCCCAGGAGACCGGCAGAGTGGTCGGCAGGATCCTCGACCAGGCGTTGGGCACGCCGATCGCCGGGGCCACCGTGGAGGTGGACAGCGCCCCCGTCCCGATCCGGACGACGTCGGCGATCGACGGGCACTATTCCCTCCGCAATGTGCCGGCCGGCCCCGTTACCATACGCGTCCGCCAGATCGGCTACGGCCCCAAGAACGTCAAGGGGCTGATCGTGCCAGCCGGCGCCACGGTGGAACAAGACATCTCCCTGAACGCCCAGGTGTTCACGCTCGATGAGCTGACGGTGACGGCCACCGCTGAGAAGAGCACCGTAGCGGGCGCCCTTGATGCGCAACGCATGGCGCCGAATGTCACCAATTCGATCAGTGCGCAGCAAATCGAACAGAGCCCTGACGCCGATGCAGGCGCCGCGATCAAGCGGGTCAGTGGCGCGTCGGTCCTGGACGGGAAGTACGTCTTTGTGCGGGGACTTGGCGAACGCTACACCACGACTTCGCTCAATGGCGCTCGGGTCCCGAGCCCCGAGCCGGATCGCAAGGTCGTCCCCATGGACATCTTCCCGACCAACCTGCTCTCGGGCATCCAGACCTCCAAGACGTTCACCCCGGACCAGCCAGGCGACTTCAGCGGCGCGTCAGTCAACATCACCACCCGGGAATTTTCGGCCAACCACATCTTCACGATGACCGTCGGTTCGGGATGGAACTCGGCAGCCACCGGCGTTGAGCTGGCCAGGGCGCCAACCGCGGGAGGCGAATGGATTGCCAATGGCGCGCCTCCCCGTGCCATTCCACAGAACGTGGCCGACGCCAACAACCTGAACGGGTTGACGCAAACCGAGGTAAACGGCCTCATTGGCTCGTTCCGCAATGTCTGGTCCCCCACCTACGAATCCGGCCTCCCCAACGCCACCTTCAACGCGTCCCTCGGCGGCGAAGACCCGGTGTTCGGGCAGCCGCTTGGCTATGTCGGCTCATTCACGTACACCTATACGCAGGATATCCGGGACGGCGAAATCAAGAGCCTCGCCAAGAACGGGCCCGACAAGGACACGGCGGAGCCGCTCAACACCTTCACCGGATCCACCAGTTTCGGGTCGGTGCTTTGGGGCGGCATGCTGAATCTCTACACCCGGCTGGGCAGTTCGGGGCGCATCACCTTCAACAACACCTACACGCGGAGCGCGGACAACGAAGCCAGCCTGCTGGGGGGCTTCAATGAGGAGTTCGCTGACACATTTCAGTTCTCCAACCTGACGTACATCCAGCGGTCCGTCCGATCCGACCAGCTCGCCGGGCAGCACCTGGTGGGCAACAACACGACGCTCGACTGGCAGATAACCAACGCGGCGGTCAGCCGTGACGCGCCCGACCGCTCCAGCATCGGCTACCTGGCACACCCCAAGGGGAACGGGGTGTTCGAGCCGTACCAGTGGTTCGGACAGCCGCGCTTTGCCACCCGGACCTGGGACAACACGACGGAATCGGCGTGGGACCTGGGGCTGGACCTGGCGCGCAACTTCGGGAAGGGCGCCTCCACCGTCGTCGTGAAGATCGGCGGCGCCTATCGCACCGCCAATCGGGACGCGAACAGCCGGGCCTACGACATCAACAACATCAATCTGGCCGACAGCGCGCTGGCGCTGACACCCGAGCAGATCTTCACCCAGCAGAACATCGCCGACAGCAGCTTCCTCCTGGTGGCCAACGCCAATGGCGGCCGTTACACCGCTGACGACAAGATCCTGGCCGGCTATGCCATGGCCACGGTGCCGATCGGGGACCGGTGGACCCTGCTCGGCGGTGTTCGGGTGGAAGACTGGAAGCTTCAGGTCGATACCCGCACGGCCGCGGGCAACGTGGTCCCGTCCAACCCTCAGGCGACGGACGTGCTCCCCTCGCTGGCCATCACCTACCGGCTCCCCCCTGACCAGGTGATCCGTCTGTCGGCCACGCAGACCCTGGCCCGCCCCGAGTACCGGGAACTGAGCCCCGTGCCGTACTTCGAGCAGGTCGGCTTCGCCACGACCTTTGGCAACCCATTGCTGACGCGAAGCTTGATCCAGAATTACGACCTGCGCTGGGAGTGGTACCCCTCTGGCGGCGAGGTCGTGAGTGTCGGCCTCTTCGCCAAGAACTTCACGGCGCCGATCGAGAAGGTGATCATCCAGGCCTCCGGCGCCAACTCCCTCAGCTTCGTCAATGCCGAGAGCGCGCAGAACTATGGCATCGAGCTCGAGGTCAGGAAGAACCTTGGGTTCGTCGGCGATGCCCTCGAGGGAATCTCTGCGTTCGCCAACGCCACGTTCATGAAGAGTCAGATCGTCACCGGCAACGACAGCATCGCTTCCCTCACCAATCCCGACCGCCCGATGATCGGTCAGTCGCCTTATGTGGTCAACGCGGGGCTCACCTATCTGAGCCCCGGCGGGCGCACCACCGCCTCCCTGCTCTACAACATCGCGGGTGAGCGGATCCTCGAGGTCGGGAGCGGCGGCCTGCCGGACGCCTACGAACAGCCGCGAAGCATCCTCGACGCGTCGGTTGAAGTCGGCCTCTCCCGTGATGTCAGCGTGAAGGTCGACGCCCGCAACCTGTTGAACAGCGAATATCTCATGACGCAAGGGGGCGTGACCCGGCTTCGTTACACCACTGGCCGGATCTGGGTCGTGGCGTTCAAATGGCGGCCCTGAGTTCGAATTGACCTGATCGTGACGCGGTCGTCGCTTCGCCGCGACCATCCGCTGTTTTCCTTGAGGCGCGCGGGACGGCCCGCGGAAGTCTCCCCGACACGCAACGAACGAGAGGAACCGATGATGGATCGACTGAAGGCGCTCTGGGTGGTACCCGCGATCGCACTGGCGCTCGCCGCCTGCTCGGACAGCAACAACGACAACGGCGGGACCGGCCCGACGCCCGTGGCGGCCCCGACCAACCTGGCGGTGACCCAACTCTCGCTGACCTCCCTGCAGGTCAGCTGGACGGCAGCTTCCGGGGCCACCTCCTACCTGCTGCAACGCGCGTCTGCCTCGAACCCGGGTGTCTTCACCCAGATCGGCGGAGGCGTCCTGGCCGCCACCAGCTTCAGCGATACCGGGCTCACCCCGACGGTCGCCTACAGCTATCGCGTCGCGTCCGTCACGGCCTCCGACACCAGCGGTTTCACCTCCGCGGTCACCGCGGCCACGGGTGTGTCGGCGGCCACGATCTCCGGGAACATCACCACCAACCGCACGCTCTACGCCGACACGCTGTATACGCTCAGCGGGTACGTGAAGGTGCAGAGCGGGGCCACGCTCACCATCGAGCCCGGCACCAAGATCGTAGGCGACACCGGCGTGCTCGGAAGTTCACTCTGGATCCTCCGCGGCGCCAAGATCGACGCGCAGGGGACCGTGACGCAGCCGATCGTCTTCACCTCCGCCCGCGCCCCCGGCAACCGGAAGCCCGGCGACTGGGGCGGCCTCATCATCATCGGCAACGGCATCATCAACCGGACCGGCTCCCCGATCCTGACCGAAGGTGGTTCCGCTGGCGTAGCCGAGGACTACTCGGGCGGCACGGACAACAACGACAACAGCGGCATCCTCAAGTACGTTCGCATCGAGTTCGCCGGGTACGACATCTCCAACGGCGCCGGCCAGGAGCTGAACACCCTGTCCAGCTACGCCGTCGGACGCGGCACCACCTACGAGTACCTCCAGTCGATGTCCGGCCTGGATGACTCCTTTGAGTTTTGGGGCGGCGCGGTGGACGGCCGATACCTCGTGTCATACGAGTCCGGCGACGACCACTTCGACTGGACCGAGGGGTACCAGGGCCGCATGCAGTTCATGCTCGCCCTCCAGACCCAGCGCCTCAACCCCGCCCCCGGCGCCGGCACCTTCTCCGGTGACCCGCGCGGCTTCGAGGGCGACGGCTGCGACCCGGGTGTAAGCGGCTGCACCGTCACCGCGACCGGCACCAGCACCCCGTACTCCAACCCGGTGTTCGCCAACTTCACCATGGTTGGCCCCGGCCAGCTCGCCGGCATCCCGAACGACGGCAACGGCGGCGTCTGGCGCCGAGGGACCGGCGGCTACGTGGCAAACGGCGTCCTCTCCCGCTGGAAGGGCTATGGCATCAGCATCCGCGATGCCTGGACCGACACGCTGTTTACGCAGCTCGACTCACTCTCGTTCTACTCGATCATCATGGCCCAGAACGGCCCTGGCGGGAACTTCGACACCACCGGCACGGCCTACGCCGCGCCGAGCAACTGGCCCATTGCCCAGTACAACAGCCTGAAGCTGTATTCCAGCTCCGTGTCGGTGGATACCCTCCTCGGCATCAGCACCAACCCGGCTGGACTCAACTGGGCGCCGAAGGCCGGTTCGCCGGCCGCATCCGGGGCGACGGCTGTCCCGGCCGCGAAGGTGAGCGGGTACTTTGGCGGCACCTGGCAGAACACCAGCTATCTCGGTGCCTGCGACGTTGTCTGCACCTGGTACCAGGGCTGGACCGTCTACCAGATCAATTGACCACGTTTTCTGTGACACCGTGGGGTCGGCTCGCCATCGTGGCGGGTCGGCCCCCGGTCTTTGGAGAGACCTGATGCGATTGTACTTCGTGGTGGCCGCCCTGGCCCTCGGTGCCGCCTGCGGACCGGAAGGTGGGCACTCCCCGCCGGCAAGTTCCAACGCGGCCACGGTCGTCGATTCCGCGATCCCAAGGGACGAGGCCCTGCGGAGGTTCCGGGTCGGCCTGGACACCGTCACGACGCTGACGGGAGGCGCTTCGAGCCGGGACGCGCTGGTGCGCGAATACGTGGAAGCGCTGGCGGCTGCAGACACCGCGGCGATCATCCGCCTGACCATGACGCGGGCGGAATTCGCCTGGCTCTACTATCCCGAAAGTGCGCAGGGGCTCCCGCCCTATGACCTCAGCCCGTCGCTGATGTGGTTCATGATGGACGAGCAGTCGCGCAAGGGACTGACACGCGCGCTTGCGGAGCTCGGTGGGCAACCGTACCCCTACGCTGGGTATGTCTGCGAGGGAGCGGAGGTGGTGGAGGGACCGAATACCCTCTGGGGGCCGTGCCTGATCCGGCGGGTGGTGGCACCCGGGGATACCGTCAACGAGCGGCTCTTTGGGCAGATCCTCGGTCGAGACGGCATGTACAAGATCACGACCCATGCCAACAAGTTCTGACGGCGGTCAGTACCCCGCCGCCGACGCCGGAAACCACGGAGTCACTACGACCGAACCCCTCGTCCGGGCAACGGCCTCCGCCTCGGTGGCCGTCGCCCAGTAGTTGCTGCCGGCCGTCAGCGACGGCGCCACGATGAAGTACCGCTGAGCGCGGAGGAAAACGTTGCCCGTGACCTGCGCGTCCCGCCCGACGGAGTCGGCCACGAAGGCCTCATCCACCGCATCGAAGGTGTTCCCGCGCACTCGGGCGTGCGCTGTCCGCTCCAGGACCAGGCCACGCGTCACCTCGGCGATGGTGTTCCCGTCGATCACATAGTCGCGGCTCGAGGGACCCGCCGAGTCCCGCGTGAACAACAGGATTCCCGTCTTGCCACCCATGATCAGGTTTGTCAGCAGCCGATTGGTCCCGCCGTGCTCGATGGCGATCCCGACCGAGCGCGACCCCAGGATAATGTTCCCCTGCACGGTCGTGCCGGTGGAATAGCCGAGCCAGAAACCGTAGTCCGAGCTGTCGGCACGGTTCTCGAGAAAGACGTTGCCATGGCTGAACGTGGACTCGAACGCGTTGTGGTAGGCGGACGATCCATCGTTCCGAAGCACCATGTTGCCGTTCGAAGGTCGGACGTACCCCGGCTGTCCGCTGAGGAAGAAACCGTCGCCCGACCAGGTGATGTCGTTGTCCGCCACCAGGTTGGAGTCGCTCTGTTCCCGGAGCAGGATGCCCGCGGAATCACACCCCCGCCGATAGGCCGGCGACTCGCAGCGCACGTTGTGATGCGCCTTGTTGCGCACCACCACGTTTTGCGACGAGGCCCAGAGGTGCACGCCCCACCCGCTGTTCTCCGAGACGTCGTTGTCGGCCACGTAGCTGGCGCGCGCGTCGATCAACCCGATGCCGTTCTGGGCATGGCGGGCGGAGTTCCCGACGATCGTCGCGCCGTTGGTGTTCTTCAGGAGAATGCCGCCACCATACGCCTCCGCAGAGTCCGCTCGGAAGATGTCGAGCCAATCGCGTTCGTCGTACCGGTCCGGCGTGGACCGGAGCGACTGGGCGCGGGACCCCGAGACGTCGACCCGGGCGATGCGATGGCCGCGTCCCCCTTCGATCCGGATGCCGTGCCGAAATCCCCGAATCGTCCCGCCATAGATCTCGACGTTGTCGAGCCCGCGGCTGACCACGCCGGCCCCGAGAAACGCCGCCTGCACGCTGTCGCCGCTCTCCAGGGTGACGCCGGTGAGATTCAGCCGGGTGCCGGAGCCGGCGATGATCAGCACGCCGAGCTCCCCGTGGTCCGCGATGCGGTAGCGGCCAGGACAGACCGTCACGTCTCCCTGCACCTGCGTACCGGCGCGCGCCAGGCGCAGGCAGGGCTCGCGTGTTGGGGGCTGGATCAGGAGGACGAGCGCGGACGCACAGAGCAGGACGGGGCGGTTCAGCATAGGCGGAGTAGATCCTCCAGGGGGCCGGCGCCACCATGCGCGAACAGGACAAGGATGTCATCGAGGGCACGGCGAGAGCGCGGCCACGAGAGACGGCTGCGGGCGAGGTCGACCGAGAGCCATTCCGCGGCGTCGTGCTCGTCGGAGATCGAGACCTCGGCGTCGGCGGGCACGAAGGCCACGAACGAGGGGATGAGGGCCACCGCATCGGTGCGGTGCAGGTAGAAGGATTCGACCCGGCTCAGGTTGTACATCGCGGACGGTGTGAGCCCGGTCTCTTCCTTCAGCTCGCGGCGCGCACCTTCCACCGGGGGCTCCCCATCCTCGAGATGGCCGTGGACGACTTCCCAGGCTCCCGGTGAGCGCCCGCGCTCGCTGCGCCGGAGCACCAGAAACTCGAAGCCCGCCCCGACAGGGCGGGCCACGTAGAGATCGATCATCGACACGCACACGTCGGTCATCGTGGGGAACTTTCCGGCGTCAGGCTACCCGGCCCGCCGCCGACTGAGGACGGCGTCGAGCCTGGCCGAGAGCGCCCGCGCCCGGAAGGGCTTGGTGAGAAAATCATCTGCGCCCAGCTCGAACACGCGGACTTCGTTGTCCTCGTCGCCCTTCGCGGTCAGGACGATGACAGGAATGTCCTGCGTCGTGGGGCGGGAGCGGAGCTTGGCCAGCACTCCATACCCGTCGAGTCCGGGAAGATTGAGGTCGAGGACGATGATGTCGGGCGCCACCCGGTCGACCTGGTCGAGCGCCTGGACCCCGTCGCGCGCCTCGTGGACGAGGTACCCGTCCCGCTCCAGCAGGTCTTTCATCACCCGGCGCAACTGGTCCTCGTCATCGACCAGGAGCACCGAGACGCCGCGGGACTGGTCGCCCACCGGCTCCTCCGCCGCCGGGGGAGCGTCCTCCAGCAGTTCAAATGCGGTGGTCAGGTCCACCGCGGGGGCGGCGGGGGCTTCCTGGCCCTGCGGAACTGCGGGGAAGACGCCAGTCGGGTAGAGCGAGGGAATGCCGAGCGCCGCCTGGCGGGCCCCGGCCGCGCCGTAGCGCCCCTCCATCGGGATATCGGTGACCCGCAAGAGCTCGTCGACCGAGCTGTCCCCCTCCAGCACGTGTCGAAGCCCGCTCTCGAAGAGCGACAGCATGCCATTTTGACGCCCCGCCGTCGCAATCATGTCGACGGTAGCGCCCTGGCCGATGAGCCGTTCGATGTCGGGACTCATCGTGAGGATCTCAACGATGGAGAACCGGCCGCGATAGCCGGTCATGGCGCAGTCCGGGCACCCCTTCGGCTGGTACAGCGTCTTGGCGCCGGTGAAGTACTGCATCACCCGCTCGGGCACCGGTTCCTTCTGCACCACGCGACAGGAGAGGCAGAGGCGGCGCATCAGCCGCTGGGCGATCACGCCACGCAGCGCCGCGCCGATCTTGTAGGCCTGCATGCCCATGTCGACGAGGCGGGTGACGGAGTTGGGCGCGTCATTCGTGTGCAGCGTGGACAGCACCAAGTGGCCGGTGAGCGACGCCTGCACCGCGATCTGGGCCGTTTCGCCGTCCCGGATTTCGCCGACCAGCACCACGTCGGGGTCCTGCCGCAGGATCGAGCGCAGGGCGGTGGAGAAGGTGAGCCCCGCCTTCTCGTTGATCTGCACCTGCACGATATGCTTGCCCAGCCGGAATTCGACGGGATCCTCGATCGTGACGATGTTGACCCCTTCGCTCTGGATCATCCGCAGGGCGGAGTAGAGCGTGGTGGTCTTGCCCGACCCGGTCGGGCCGGTCACGAGAATGATGCCTTCCTTGTATCCCAGGAGGCGCTCGATCTGCTTCCGTTCCTCGAGGAAGAGCCCCAGCGTCTCCAGCGACAAGACCGTGGACTTCTGGTTGAGGATTCGGATCACGACCTTCTCGCCATACGTGGCGGGAAGGGTCGAGACGCGGAGATCCACCTTGTCGTTGTTGATGGCGATGCGGGCCCGGCCGTCCTGCGGCCGGAGTCGGTCGGCGATGTCGAGGCCGGACATGATCTTGATGCGGGAAATCAGCGGCACCCCGGCGGCGCGCGGCACCGTCATGACCTGCCGGAGCACACCGTCGATCCGGTACCGGACCGTGACACCACCCTCGACCGGCTCGACGTGGATGTCGCTGGCCCGGCTGGTGACGCCATCGGCAAGCATCATGTCGACCAGGCGGATAATCGGCTTCTGGCTCGCCTCGTCGGCGGAAGCACCGATATCCTCCTCGGCGTCCTCGATCTGCTGCACTTCGGCACCCGTCTCCAGCCCGCCCAGCAGCTTGGAAACGAGGTTCTCGCCCCGGTACAACTCCTCGAGCCGGTCCTTGATGCGCCCCGGCGAGGAGAGCAGCAGCCGGACTTCCCGCCCCGTCGCGAAGGCGAGCATCTTTTCGGCATCGATGTCGAAGGGATTGGCCGTGGCCGCGTCGAGGGACGAGTCGGTGATTCGCAGGGGAAGCACGTGGTGCTTCCGCGCGACGCTCTCCGGCACCACGTCGCGGACTTTCATGTCCATCGTCGTCAAGTCGGCCAGCGGGAACCGGAACCGCGCGGAAATCGCGGCGAGGATCTCGTCGTCGGTCATGATCCGGCGCTGGACGAGCTGCTCCCAGAGCGACGTGGGCGTCGCCTCGGCGGCCTCGCGGATGGCCGCCATGGCCTCCTCGGGCACCGTGATTTCCAGCGTGGGAACCAGCCACTCGTCCAGAAACGCCATTCAGCGGATTACCTCAACGAATTGGAACCCGAAATAAAGGCCGCCCGGGGGGCATTGGGTAGTGCCGCGGCTACAGGATGTTCCACCACTCCCGGGTAATGTCCAGCGTCACCTCGAACAATCCGTCCCGGAGCCCATACCCGCCCTCGAGACGCACGAGCCCCATGAACCACTCCGTAGCCAGCCCGGCGGTGCTGCGGAGGCCGTCGCTCGCCGCCCAGGGCGTGCCAGCGACCGCCCGTTCGCTCCATCCGGCCCCGATGAAGGGGGCGAGGATGAAGGTCCGGCCGGTGCTCGCAAACGATCCGAGCGGAATGGCGGGGGCCGGCACATGGAACCGCCACTCGGC
The DNA window shown above is from Gemmatimonadales bacterium and carries:
- a CDS encoding TonB-dependent receptor — encoded protein: MSRLLPLVTILILVPTVGTAQETGRVVGRILDQALGTPIAGATVEVDSAPVPIRTTSAIDGHYSLRNVPAGPVTIRVRQIGYGPKNVKGLIVPAGATVEQDISLNAQVFTLDELTVTATAEKSTVAGALDAQRMAPNVTNSISAQQIEQSPDADAGAAIKRVSGASVLDGKYVFVRGLGERYTTTSLNGARVPSPEPDRKVVPMDIFPTNLLSGIQTSKTFTPDQPGDFSGASVNITTREFSANHIFTMTVGSGWNSAATGVELARAPTAGGEWIANGAPPRAIPQNVADANNLNGLTQTEVNGLIGSFRNVWSPTYESGLPNATFNASLGGEDPVFGQPLGYVGSFTYTYTQDIRDGEIKSLAKNGPDKDTAEPLNTFTGSTSFGSVLWGGMLNLYTRLGSSGRITFNNTYTRSADNEASLLGGFNEEFADTFQFSNLTYIQRSVRSDQLAGQHLVGNNTTLDWQITNAAVSRDAPDRSSIGYLAHPKGNGVFEPYQWFGQPRFATRTWDNTTESAWDLGLDLARNFGKGASTVVVKIGGAYRTANRDANSRAYDINNINLADSALALTPEQIFTQQNIADSSFLLVANANGGRYTADDKILAGYAMATVPIGDRWTLLGGVRVEDWKLQVDTRTAAGNVVPSNPQATDVLPSLAITYRLPPDQVIRLSATQTLARPEYRELSPVPYFEQVGFATTFGNPLLTRSLIQNYDLRWEWYPSGGEVVSVGLFAKNFTAPIEKVIIQASGANSLSFVNAESAQNYGIELEVRKNLGFVGDALEGISAFANATFMKSQIVTGNDSIASLTNPDRPMIGQSPYVVNAGLTYLSPGGRTTASLLYNIAGERILEVGSGGLPDAYEQPRSILDASVEVGLSRDVSVKVDARNLLNSEYLMTQGGVTRLRYTTGRIWVVAFKWRP
- a CDS encoding fibronectin type III domain-containing protein, whose translation is MMDRLKALWVVPAIALALAACSDSNNDNGGTGPTPVAAPTNLAVTQLSLTSLQVSWTAASGATSYLLQRASASNPGVFTQIGGGVLAATSFSDTGLTPTVAYSYRVASVTASDTSGFTSAVTAATGVSAATISGNITTNRTLYADTLYTLSGYVKVQSGATLTIEPGTKIVGDTGVLGSSLWILRGAKIDAQGTVTQPIVFTSARAPGNRKPGDWGGLIIIGNGIINRTGSPILTEGGSAGVAEDYSGGTDNNDNSGILKYVRIEFAGYDISNGAGQELNTLSSYAVGRGTTYEYLQSMSGLDDSFEFWGGAVDGRYLVSYESGDDHFDWTEGYQGRMQFMLALQTQRLNPAPGAGTFSGDPRGFEGDGCDPGVSGCTVTATGTSTPYSNPVFANFTMVGPGQLAGIPNDGNGGVWRRGTGGYVANGVLSRWKGYGISIRDAWTDTLFTQLDSLSFYSIIMAQNGPGGNFDTTGTAYAAPSNWPIAQYNSLKLYSSSVSVDTLLGISTNPAGLNWAPKAGSPAASGATAVPAAKVSGYFGGTWQNTSYLGACDVVCTWYQGWTVYQIN
- a CDS encoding NosD domain-containing protein, which codes for MLNRPVLLCASALVLLIQPPTREPCLRLARAGTQVQGDVTVCPGRYRIADHGELGVLIIAGSGTRLNLTGVTLESGDSVQAAFLGAGVVSRGLDNVEIYGGTIRGFRHGIRIEGGRGHRIARVDVSGSRAQSLRSTPDRYDERDWLDIFRADSAEAYGGGILLKNTNGATIVGNSARHAQNGIGLIDARASYVADNDVSENSGWGVHLWASSQNVVVRNKAHHNVRCESPAYRRGCDSAGILLREQSDSNLVADNDITWSGDGFFLSGQPGYVRPSNGNMVLRNDGSSAYHNAFESTFSHGNVFLENRADSSDYGFWLGYSTGTTVQGNIILGSRSVGIAIEHGGTNRLLTNLIMGGKTGILLFTRDSAGPSSRDYVIDGNTIAEVTRGLVLERTAHARVRGNTFDAVDEAFVADSVGRDAQVTGNVFLRAQRYFIVAPSLTAGSNYWATATEAEAVARTRGSVVVTPWFPASAAGY
- a CDS encoding NUDIX domain-containing protein, which codes for MTDVCVSMIDLYVARPVGAGFEFLVLRRSERGRSPGAWEVVHGHLEDGEPPVEGARRELKEETGLTPSAMYNLSRVESFYLHRTDAVALIPSFVAFVPADAEVSISDEHDAAEWLSVDLARSRLSWPRSRRALDDILVLFAHGGAGPLEDLLRLC
- a CDS encoding ATPase, T2SS/T4P/T4SS family; translation: MAFLDEWLVPTLEITVPEEAMAAIREAAEATPTSLWEQLVQRRIMTDDEILAAISARFRFPLADLTTMDMKVRDVVPESVARKHHVLPLRITDSSLDAATANPFDIDAEKMLAFATGREVRLLLSSPGRIKDRLEELYRGENLVSKLLGGLETGAEVQQIEDAEEDIGASADEASQKPIIRLVDMMLADGVTSRASDIHVEPVEGGVTVRYRIDGVLRQVMTVPRAAGVPLISRIKIMSGLDIADRLRPQDGRARIAINNDKVDLRVSTLPATYGEKVVIRILNQKSTVLSLETLGLFLEERKQIERLLGYKEGIILVTGPTGSGKTTTLYSALRMIQSEGVNIVTIEDPVEFRLGKHIVQVQINEKAGLTFSTALRSILRQDPDVVLVGEIRDGETAQIAVQASLTGHLVLSTLHTNDAPNSVTRLVDMGMQAYKIGAALRGVIAQRLMRRLCLSCRVVQKEPVPERVMQYFTGAKTLYQPKGCPDCAMTGYRGRFSIVEILTMSPDIERLIGQGATVDMIATAGRQNGMLSLFESGLRHVLEGDSSVDELLRVTDIPMEGRYGAAGARQAALGIPSLYPTGVFPAVPQGQEAPAAPAVDLTTAFELLEDAPPAAEEPVGDQSRGVSVLLVDDEDQLRRVMKDLLERDGYLVHEARDGVQALDQVDRVAPDIIVLDLNLPGLDGYGVLAKLRSRPTTQDIPVIVLTAKGDEDNEVRVFELGADDFLTKPFRARALSARLDAVLSRRRAG